In Xanthomonas sacchari, a genomic segment contains:
- a CDS encoding LacI family DNA-binding transcriptional regulator: MAPSPADKRVTVSDIAAACGVSRATVSLVLRNSPLVHADTRARVAAEIARQGYVYHRGAASLRGRASNAVALVVNDLANPFFAEFAGGVDAALAEAGYVMLMGSTGESPERQQTVLASLIEHHPAALILAPTENTDAARLRQLLGPRLPVLLFNRALDGDWPLLALDNRRGARLATEYLLAQGHRAIAFFGGHRQSSSCAERRAGYREALAAAGIAVDPAWLIECAPTRLDAARQAGALCARDPLPTALVCYNDVVALGLASGLAERGRVAGRDYALIGFDDIPEAAVATPPLSTVAVAPRERGMQAARLVLDALRHRQALPALTIAPARLCLRASSRVTLSPVPGVAA, encoded by the coding sequence GTGGCGCCGTCTCCCGCCGACAAACGCGTCACCGTGTCCGACATCGCCGCCGCCTGCGGCGTGTCGCGGGCGACCGTGTCGCTGGTGCTGCGCAACAGCCCGCTGGTGCATGCCGACACGCGTGCACGGGTGGCGGCGGAGATCGCCCGCCAGGGCTACGTCTACCACCGTGGCGCGGCCAGTTTGCGCGGGCGCGCGTCCAATGCGGTGGCTCTGGTGGTCAACGACCTGGCCAATCCGTTCTTCGCCGAGTTCGCCGGCGGCGTGGACGCGGCGCTGGCCGAGGCCGGCTACGTGATGCTGATGGGCAGCACCGGCGAGTCGCCGGAGCGCCAGCAGACCGTGCTGGCCTCGCTGATCGAGCACCACCCGGCGGCGCTGATCCTCGCACCCACCGAGAACACCGACGCGGCGCGGCTGCGCCAGTTGCTGGGGCCGCGCCTGCCGGTGCTGCTGTTCAACCGTGCACTGGACGGCGACTGGCCGTTGCTGGCGCTGGACAACCGCCGCGGCGCGCGCCTGGCCACCGAGTACCTGCTGGCGCAGGGCCACCGCGCCATCGCCTTCTTCGGCGGCCACCGCCAGTCCAGCTCCTGCGCCGAGCGCCGCGCCGGCTACCGCGAGGCGCTGGCCGCGGCCGGCATCGCGGTGGACCCGGCATGGCTGATCGAATGCGCACCGACCCGGCTGGACGCCGCGCGCCAGGCCGGCGCGCTGTGCGCGCGCGACCCGCTGCCGACCGCGCTGGTCTGCTACAACGACGTGGTCGCGCTGGGCCTGGCCAGCGGCCTGGCCGAACGCGGCCGCGTGGCCGGCCGCGACTACGCGCTGATCGGCTTCGACGACATTCCCGAAGCCGCCGTCGCCACCCCGCCGCTGTCCACCGTCGCTGTCGCCCCGCGCGAACGCGGCATGCAGGCCGCGCGCCTGGTGCTGGACGCGCTGCGCCACCGCCAGGCCCTGCCTGCGCTTACCATCGCCCCCGCCCGGCTGTGCCTGCGCGCCAGCAGCCGGGTCACCCTCTCGCCCGTTCCCGGAGTCGCTGCATGA
- a CDS encoding GH92 family glycosyl hydrolase: MRSSRTLGGTAALLLAALWPTAPAVAAAASATAGERAVAAVDPFIGTGGEGHTYPGATVPFGMVQLSPDTRIQPRKDAYGWAAGYRYDDRSLVGFSHTHFSGTGHSDLGDVLLMPISGAVRLERGDPDTPGSGYSARFRHDDERAEPGYYAVTLDDYKVRAELTATARVGVHRYTYPAGQPAHVLLDLRTSLYDYPGKISWSRLRLRADGTVTGFRETRGWAPGRQLYFALRFSQPLRGHAFHNTEQDIPYKGFPPPGDNDPTQRAQIEGRQLVGSFDFGDALRGPLLVKVAISPVSEDSAIANLDAEVPGWDFDGVRRAARAQWAQALGAVEVDAPPAQRTQFYTALYHSLLGPTLFMDSDGRYRGPDNAVHQAQGYTHYSTFSLWDTYRALHPLLTIVQPPQRTNDIVNSLLAHQRESPYGVLPVWAFHGLETWCMIGYHAVPVIADAYMKGIRGYDTDAALKAMVASANYGPYDGIAQYRELGYVPIDEEGEAASKTLEYAFDDWTIARMAQDMGRTDVAATFAKRAGNWRNAFDPDSGFMRARKRDGSFRTPFDPDASGYGSDYTEGNAWQYSWYVPQDVAGLARAHGGDDRLLARLDQVFDAKVDPKVFAHMEDITGLIGWYAHGNEPSHHVAYLYAYAGQPWRTQARLQQIMRSQYAARPDGLAGNDDLGQMSAWYVFTALGFYPVAPASNQYILGRPFLPRATLALPNGKRFTVIADGLDDAHPYVGSVTLNGRPLHRAFLRHEELMAGGELRFTLQATPNTAWAAAGAERAYSMSE; encoded by the coding sequence ATGCGCAGCTCGAGGACGCTGGGCGGCACCGCCGCACTGCTGCTGGCCGCGCTGTGGCCGACCGCGCCGGCCGTCGCCGCCGCTGCTTCTGCCACGGCCGGCGAGCGCGCGGTGGCGGCGGTGGACCCCTTCATCGGCACCGGCGGCGAGGGCCATACCTATCCCGGCGCCACGGTCCCGTTCGGCATGGTCCAGCTGAGCCCGGACACGCGCATCCAGCCGCGCAAGGACGCCTACGGCTGGGCCGCCGGCTACCGCTACGACGACCGTAGTCTGGTCGGCTTCTCGCACACCCACTTCTCCGGCACCGGCCATTCCGACCTGGGCGACGTGCTGCTGATGCCGATCAGCGGCGCGGTGCGGCTGGAGCGCGGCGACCCGGACACCCCCGGCAGCGGCTACAGCGCGCGCTTCCGCCACGACGACGAGCGCGCCGAGCCGGGCTACTACGCGGTGACCCTGGACGACTACAAGGTCCGCGCCGAACTCACCGCCACCGCCCGCGTCGGCGTGCACCGCTACACCTACCCGGCCGGTCAGCCGGCGCACGTGCTGCTGGACCTGCGCACCAGCCTGTACGACTACCCGGGCAAGATCAGTTGGTCGCGGCTGCGCCTGCGCGCCGATGGCACCGTCACCGGCTTCCGCGAGACCCGCGGCTGGGCGCCGGGGCGGCAGCTGTACTTCGCCCTGCGCTTCTCGCAGCCGCTGCGCGGCCACGCCTTCCACAACACCGAGCAGGACATCCCCTACAAGGGCTTCCCGCCGCCGGGCGACAACGACCCCACCCAGCGCGCGCAGATCGAAGGCCGGCAACTGGTCGGATCGTTCGACTTCGGCGATGCCCTGCGCGGGCCGCTGCTGGTCAAGGTGGCGATCTCGCCGGTCAGCGAGGACAGCGCCATCGCCAATCTCGACGCCGAGGTGCCGGGCTGGGACTTCGACGGCGTGCGCCGCGCGGCGCGCGCGCAATGGGCGCAGGCGCTGGGCGCGGTGGAAGTGGACGCGCCGCCGGCCCAGCGCACCCAGTTCTACACCGCGCTGTACCACAGCCTGCTCGGCCCGACCCTGTTCATGGACAGCGACGGCCGCTACCGCGGACCGGACAACGCCGTGCACCAGGCGCAGGGCTACACCCACTACTCGACGTTCTCGCTGTGGGACACCTACCGCGCGCTGCATCCGCTGTTGACCATCGTGCAGCCGCCGCAACGCACCAACGACATCGTCAACTCGCTGCTCGCGCACCAGCGCGAAAGTCCCTACGGGGTGCTGCCGGTATGGGCGTTCCACGGCCTGGAGACCTGGTGCATGATCGGCTACCACGCCGTGCCGGTGATCGCCGACGCCTACATGAAGGGGATCCGCGGCTACGACACCGACGCCGCGCTCAAGGCCATGGTGGCCAGCGCCAACTACGGCCCCTACGACGGCATCGCCCAGTACCGCGAGCTGGGCTACGTGCCGATCGACGAGGAAGGCGAGGCCGCCTCCAAGACCCTGGAGTACGCCTTCGACGACTGGACGATCGCGCGGATGGCGCAGGACATGGGCCGCACGGACGTCGCCGCCACCTTCGCCAAGCGCGCCGGCAACTGGCGCAACGCCTTCGACCCGGACAGCGGCTTCATGCGCGCGCGCAAGCGCGACGGCAGCTTCCGCACCCCGTTCGATCCGGACGCCAGCGGCTACGGCAGCGACTACACCGAGGGCAACGCCTGGCAGTATTCATGGTACGTGCCGCAGGACGTGGCCGGCCTGGCCCGTGCGCATGGCGGCGACGACAGGCTGCTGGCACGCCTGGACCAGGTGTTCGACGCCAAGGTCGATCCCAAGGTGTTCGCGCACATGGAGGACATCACCGGGCTGATCGGCTGGTATGCGCACGGCAACGAACCCAGCCACCATGTCGCCTATCTGTATGCCTACGCCGGGCAGCCGTGGCGCACCCAGGCGCGGCTGCAACAGATCATGCGCAGCCAGTACGCGGCGCGTCCGGACGGCCTGGCCGGCAACGACGACCTGGGGCAGATGTCGGCCTGGTACGTGTTCACCGCGCTGGGCTTCTACCCGGTGGCGCCGGCCAGCAACCAATACATCCTCGGCCGCCCGTTCCTGCCGCGCGCCACCCTGGCGCTGCCCAACGGCAAGCGCTTCACGGTGATCGCCGACGGCCTGGACGATGCGCATCCCTATGTCGGCAGCGTCACCCTCAACGGGCGTCCGCTGCACCGCGCGTTCCTGCGCCACGAGGAACTCATGGCCGGCGGCGAACTGCGCTTCACCCTGCAGGCCACGCCCAACACCGCCTGGGCGGCGGCTGGCGCCGAGCGCGCCTATTCGATGAGCGAATGA
- a CDS encoding maltotransferase domain-containing protein — MHVCLLSPFPTHDAAALDAALAAAQAQGCDHVVLPNPFAQDADGRPHDPANDDAAGHAQLQRWLQRAEQHGLRVLLDLRIDEIGGGSRLLQEHPHWFRARSSALPDPRAERAAPDIAQGRFASAEEGAGLAQWWSARLLDWLHSGVAGFRVLQPQRVPASLWRTLIDGVHAQAPQARLLAWTPGLGLDALRGLAGAGFDAAFSSLAWWDGRGDWFFDEDSALRALARCVVATLDADTASDAPLPLPRAQRQRLAAAFGGAWAIAAQDILTEHGHPEPAQHGMSEGDASTPAASLPDATAPLRLRPLLRDGALTAVAVEPLDAAPWLVLLNSDRDHLLPVPGPALLRLLGDSEGLLSDHGEPIHGEQGGTLEAGEVRIYRSLPARPVLTAARARTPAEVAAGEARVCIEAVTPSVDDGRFPVKRTVGDRVCVEADAFCDGHDRIAVALLWRAADARTWSSAPMRALGNDRWRGEFPLQRLGRYEFRIEAWRDVYATTHADLEKKRAAGTLLPVDVQEALGQVEAARGRSRGALATRLKATATRIARTDDLAEKAQLLLEPDTAEAMARADAKPFRTEYPMTFRVEAERHAAHFASWYELFPRSQSGDAQRHGTFDDVIARLPHIQAMGFDVLYMPPIHPIGEKNRKGRNNAVTAEPGEPGSPYAIGSAEGGHTEVHPQLGGLEGFRRLRAAAAAHGLELALDFAIQCAPDHPWLREHPDWFTWRADGSIPYAENPPKKYQDIVNVDFYASGAVPALWNALRDAVLFWVNEGVTLFRVDNPHTKPFPFWEWLIAEVRGRHPQVVFLSEAFTRPKPMYRLAKVGFSQSYTYFTWRQHKAELQAYIEELNTGTPSECFRPHFFVNTPDINPLFLQQSGRSGHLIRAALATTLSGLWGMYQGFELCEAKPLPGKEEYLDSEKYQLRVWPERAPGDIVEEITRLNLLRRQHPELQSHLGTRFYVAHNEQVLYFGKFLDAAHLARGRSLVLVAVSLDPYAPQNAQIEVPLWELGLPDHAGVAVRDLWDGHDFTWYGKTQYIRLDPSRPFSLWRIRAGAPA; from the coding sequence ATGCATGTCTGCCTGCTGTCCCCCTTTCCTACTCACGATGCGGCCGCGCTGGACGCGGCCTTGGCGGCGGCGCAGGCGCAGGGATGCGATCACGTCGTGCTGCCCAACCCGTTCGCACAGGACGCGGACGGCCGCCCGCATGACCCGGCGAACGACGACGCGGCCGGCCACGCGCAGCTGCAGCGCTGGCTGCAGCGCGCCGAGCAGCACGGACTGCGCGTGCTGCTGGACCTGCGTATCGACGAGATCGGCGGCGGCAGCCGCCTGCTGCAGGAACATCCGCACTGGTTCCGCGCGCGCAGTTCGGCGCTGCCGGACCCGCGCGCCGAACGCGCCGCGCCGGACATCGCCCAGGGCCGTTTCGCCTCCGCCGAAGAGGGCGCGGGACTGGCGCAGTGGTGGAGTGCGCGCCTGCTCGACTGGCTGCACAGCGGCGTGGCCGGCTTCCGCGTGCTGCAGCCGCAGCGCGTCCCGGCGTCGCTGTGGCGCACGCTGATCGACGGGGTCCATGCGCAGGCGCCGCAGGCGCGGCTGTTGGCGTGGACGCCGGGGCTGGGCCTGGATGCCTTGCGCGGCCTGGCCGGCGCCGGCTTCGATGCCGCGTTCTCCTCGCTGGCCTGGTGGGACGGCCGCGGCGACTGGTTCTTCGACGAGGACAGCGCCCTGCGCGCACTGGCGCGCTGCGTGGTCGCCACCCTCGATGCCGACACCGCCAGCGATGCGCCGTTGCCGTTGCCGCGCGCGCAGCGGCAGCGCCTGGCCGCCGCGTTCGGCGGCGCCTGGGCGATCGCCGCGCAGGACATACTGACGGAACATGGGCACCCCGAGCCTGCGCAGCACGGTATGTCCGAGGGCGACGCGTCCACGCCGGCAGCGTCGCTGCCCGACGCCACCGCGCCGCTGCGCCTGCGCCCGCTGCTGCGCGACGGCGCGTTGACCGCGGTGGCGGTGGAGCCGCTGGACGCGGCGCCGTGGCTGGTGCTGCTCAACAGCGACCGCGACCACCTGCTGCCGGTGCCTGGGCCGGCGCTGCTGCGCCTGCTCGGCGACAGCGAAGGCCTGCTCAGCGACCATGGCGAACCGATCCACGGCGAGCAGGGCGGCACCCTGGAAGCGGGCGAAGTCCGTATCTACCGCAGCCTGCCGGCGCGCCCGGTGCTGACCGCCGCGCGTGCGCGCACGCCGGCCGAGGTCGCCGCCGGCGAGGCGCGGGTGTGCATCGAGGCGGTGACGCCGTCGGTGGACGACGGCCGCTTCCCGGTCAAGCGCACGGTCGGCGACCGTGTTTGCGTGGAGGCCGATGCGTTCTGCGACGGCCACGACCGCATCGCCGTGGCGCTGCTGTGGCGCGCCGCCGACGCGCGCACCTGGTCGAGCGCGCCGATGCGCGCGCTCGGCAACGACCGCTGGCGCGGCGAGTTCCCGTTGCAGCGCCTGGGCCGCTACGAGTTCCGCATCGAGGCCTGGCGCGACGTCTACGCCACCACCCATGCCGACCTGGAGAAGAAGCGCGCCGCCGGCACCCTGCTGCCGGTGGACGTGCAGGAAGCGCTGGGCCAGGTCGAGGCCGCGCGCGGGCGCAGCCGCGGCGCGCTGGCCACGCGGCTGAAGGCCACCGCCACCCGCATCGCCCGCACCGACGACCTGGCCGAGAAGGCGCAGCTGTTGCTCGAACCGGACACCGCCGAGGCGATGGCGCGCGCCGACGCCAAGCCGTTCCGCACCGAGTACCCGATGACCTTCCGGGTCGAGGCCGAACGCCACGCCGCGCACTTCGCCAGTTGGTACGAACTGTTCCCGCGCTCGCAGAGCGGCGATGCGCAGCGCCATGGCACTTTCGACGACGTGATCGCGCGGCTGCCGCACATCCAGGCGATGGGCTTCGACGTGCTGTACATGCCGCCGATCCATCCCATCGGCGAGAAGAACCGCAAGGGCCGCAACAACGCGGTGACCGCCGAGCCGGGTGAACCCGGCAGCCCGTATGCGATCGGCTCGGCCGAGGGCGGGCATACCGAGGTGCATCCGCAACTGGGCGGACTGGAAGGCTTTCGCCGCCTGCGCGCGGCCGCGGCCGCGCACGGCCTGGAGCTGGCCTTGGACTTCGCCATCCAGTGCGCGCCGGACCATCCCTGGCTGCGCGAGCATCCGGACTGGTTCACCTGGCGCGCCGACGGGTCCATCCCGTACGCGGAGAACCCGCCGAAGAAGTACCAGGACATCGTCAACGTCGACTTCTACGCCAGCGGCGCGGTGCCGGCGCTGTGGAACGCGCTGCGCGATGCGGTGCTGTTCTGGGTCAACGAAGGCGTCACCCTGTTCCGCGTCGACAACCCGCACACCAAGCCGTTCCCGTTCTGGGAATGGCTGATCGCCGAGGTGCGTGGGCGCCATCCGCAGGTGGTGTTCCTGTCCGAGGCCTTCACCCGGCCCAAGCCGATGTACCGGCTGGCCAAGGTGGGCTTCTCGCAGTCCTACACCTACTTCACCTGGCGCCAGCACAAGGCCGAGCTGCAGGCCTACATCGAGGAACTCAATACCGGCACGCCCAGCGAGTGCTTCCGCCCGCACTTCTTCGTCAACACCCCGGACATCAATCCGCTGTTCCTGCAGCAGAGCGGACGCAGCGGGCACCTGATCCGCGCGGCGCTGGCGACCACGTTGTCAGGGCTGTGGGGTATGTACCAGGGCTTCGAACTCTGCGAAGCCAAGCCACTGCCGGGCAAGGAGGAATACCTGGACTCGGAGAAGTACCAGCTGCGCGTGTGGCCCGAGCGCGCGCCGGGCGACATCGTCGAGGAGATTACCCGCCTCAACCTGCTGCGCCGCCAGCATCCGGAACTGCAGTCGCACCTGGGCACGCGCTTCTACGTCGCGCACAACGAGCAGGTGCTGTACTTCGGCAAGTTCCTCGACGCCGCGCACCTGGCGCGCGGCCGCAGCCTGGTGCTGGTGGCGGTGAGCCTGGACCCGTACGCGCCGCAGAACGCGCAGATCGAAGTGCCGCTGTGGGAACTGGGCCTGCCCGACCACGCCGGCGTCGCCGTGCGCGACCTGTGGGACGGCCACGACTTCACCTGGTACGGCAAGACCCAATACATCCGCCTCGATCCGTCGCGGCCGTTCTCCCTGTGGCGCATCCGCGCCGGAGCCCCTGCATGA